The sequence TGCACACCGGCGAACCATACTTGATCGACTTGAGTCTCACGAATGCCTTTCTCGTTCCACAATTCTGGGTGGAACGTTCGACGGTCATCATCGATCGAGAGCGCGTGACAGGCACGCGTGATCCGGCTACTAGGTGTCAGCTCAGAAAACCGCATGGGGTAGATCCAATTGAACAGGTCACGCAGCTCTTCAAACGGCATACCAACTGCTCCGACCGTGTCCCACACGCCGACAAAATCAATCGTGACTGCTCCATCCGGCACGAGGGCATCGTCGATAACGGCGCAAAACCGTTTCCGCCGTTCTCGATCTTCCCGACTGTAATCGACAGACGGCTGACCTTCACGCCGCTGACTCTCCGATACGCGCTTGAATGCTTCCCGCCGAAATGCTGTCCAACAGTTCCTGACACATTTCTTGAGCGACTCGTACCCAACCTGCTTAATATCGACGATCCCACAATACTGAATGAGACCTGACAGCGCTCGGACGGTATAGGCGCCGCGACTAAACCCGAACAAATAGATGTGGTCTCCCGGCTCGTAGACATGAGCTAACTCTGTGTAGAGATCCCTGACGTTCTTACCATATCCGTACCCAAACGCCCCGCCGATTAATTTCATCGGTGCGAGTTGTGACGTCCCAACTCCATCGTCATAGAAGGCCACTTGCGGTTTCAAGGTTGAGTCGTGCTTGTGCCCTTGAATATCCACCGCCTCGTAAAGTTTGAAGACATTCGTCCCTCGCGCCTTAATCGCCGTATTCCCCGTTCCATCTGAACAGAGCACGATGTTTTTTCCTGACATGTGAGTTCCTCCCCCATTAACCTTGCGAATGCCACCCAGCCAGTTGTCACGATCACGACCCTTCGATCACATGCCCCTGAAAAGCAATGTTTATACCGGCATAGATCGTGACAGAATCTCTCAGTAGAGCAATATCTTGCGAAGCAATGATGGGCCAGTTGGCATGCCTGTGCCTCCTACTCGTATCTGTTTGGATAAGGCACTGTATCACGATGAATCCAGTTCGTTGCACCACAAGAGTAACCAATAGCCGGTTGAAGGTATCGAGATGCATCCTGAGGATGGTGACCTCTGGAATACCGCGTGCTTGCTCAACGGGATAGCCATTGATCGAATACTGCACATGCCCAGTTGCAACAGACAGCCAGACGGCGTATAGGATGGGATTTGAATCTTCTAATTTAATTCCGGATTGCTTGTTGAATTCGATAGAACGAACAACATCCTTTTCAGGTTTTGGGCCGGTTCCATTTCTTCTGTTTCATTTCGGATTTCGTGACGTATGGAAGAATGGCTCTCCCCAAACATTAGATTTTCAACTCTTGATCCCACAATGAAGTCGTTGTCATTTACCATTTAGTGAGGTGAGTCATGATCGTAAAGCTAATCGCCTTCGCCATTCTCTCCATGCTCACGGTGAATGGACAAGAATCGAGTTTTGCGGCCGCTCATCAGTCCATGATTGATAGTCAGCCGACCGCCTTTCGATCGGACTATGGTCAACGCTCTCTCCTCGCCATGCTTGTTGGGTTCCTGGGACCGGCCGATACTCAACGCGCTCAACAGGACAAGGAGCCTGGCTCATATATCCACCTTGTCGACAGCGACGAGTCTGCTCCTGCTACGTCAATGATCCCTATGACGTCCATTACTGTGGACACTCCCGAGAGCCAACTCTCGGAAGCAGACAAAGAACGTGTGCGGCAGGAGCAGTTACAGCAACAACTCGGCGCCAAAGAGAACGAGCTGGCCATACTGCGAGACAAGGCGGCAGCGGCGACGAATCAATTGAACGCGGAAAAGACCCGCGCGGACGAGTTGGAAGCACAGCTGACGCAAAAGGAACAGGAACTCTCCGGAATCTGTGCGCAACGAGACACGCATCAACAAATGTCGCAGGATCTGAATCGGACAAAAAGCAGTCTCGAGCAGGTCAAACAGCAAGTGATTGATAGGGAGCGAGAGTTTATCGTCGCCAATGAACATCTTGATGACGCGACGCAACGGCTGGCTGCAAAAGAACAAGAGTTGCTGATGACCAAGTCCAATCTCGACAAGATGACCCATATGCTCGCGGATGTTGACAGGGAACTCCTTGAGCGGAACACTCAGCTCACCCAGGCAAAGCGATTACTCGCGAGCCTCGGACGGAGTCTGCCCAAGGAAGGCGCTCAGTCCGCCTCCGGCAAGGGTTCTGTGCCTGGCCAAACTGGACCAAGCGAGCTCGGCAAACTCAGCGAGAATCTGGCGAATGCCCTCCGGGATGAACTCAAACAAGGGACGGTGGCTTTACGGCAGCGAGGCAATAAATTGACCCTCGCGTTGGCCTCCGGCGAACTGTTCGCTCTGGGGGATGCCGCTATGACATCGACAGGGATATCGTTGTTGGAGCGAATCGGTGCCGCCTTGCAACAGTTCGATAACCAACGCGTAGAAATCGCCGGACATACGGACAGTATCCCAGTTCGGAGCGACAATCGGAGACCGTTTCGCGACAATCTTGAACTCTCTCGGGCACGGGCCCAACATGCCAGCCAAACCCTGATCGACAGCGGATTAGGTGCCGATCGAATCAAGACCGTCGGGTATGCCGCCACCAAGCCCATTGCCAGCAATAAGACAGCAGAAGGCCGAGGTAAGAACCGCCGGGTCGAGATCATCGTGACCCCGTGGTCCGCTCCCCCCGGTAAAGGCAAGAAGGTTGAGCAAGTTGTGAACAGGCCCGCTCAACCCAAAAAGACGGTTCAAAAGATCATTAATCGTTAAGACTAAAGTCATGACCCGTCCAGCCCTTGATAGGGTGGCCGGGTCATGTCGCTCGTCTAGAAACCTGTCTCCAAACCACTTTTCAAGAATGCGCCAAGTCTCACCGCATCCTGTAATCTACCCACGAGGATTCCTCTCATGACCCCCCTAGAAGCCGCAGCGGCTCTGTTTAAAGCGATGCCGCAGCCCATCACGGTCGCACAACTTGAGGAATATGGTCTTGAGGTATCGGAATCAACCGCCCAAGTCATTGCCCTCGAGATTATGTCACTGAATCTGTACTGGGTTCTGGCTGCGGTGGATGCGCATATCCCCACCAAGTATCGAGCGACGATCAAGGAGCAGCTGTTCGAGCTGATCCAGAAGGCTTGGTGGCAATCAGGACAGTTAGGACAGGGCACCTGGACAGAGTATCAACTTGAACTGAACGAACGACGAGAACACTATGCCCGCCTCGCGGATCGGGAAGGAATCAGTCATATCGGTATTTGCGCTGAAACTGCAGGGTTAATTGAGGATCAAGGCCTCGTCTCGTCAGAAGACCGACCAAAGCTCCTGGTGTTGTTGATCGACTATGCTCCAGCTTCGGAGTATGGCAGGTTACTTGATGACGCTCTGTAGCGACCACGTGAGGCAAAGATAAACTTCAGATTTACAGGTACCGATGAGACAGAACCTTGCCGCTGTCGTCAAATTCGTAAAGGAGCGGAGCTCCCGTCGGAATATTCAGTTCCAACACCTCTTCCTTCGATAATTGGTCCAACTCCATTACCAACGCACGCAGACTGTTGCCGTGCGCGGCAATGATGACCGTTTCTCCTTTTAATAAGTAGGGCCTGATCATCTTTTCGTAATAGGGCAAGGCTCGCTCAGCGGTGTCTTTGAGGCTTTCCCCACCGGGCGGCTTCACATCATAGCTTCTCCGCCAGATCTTTACTTGAGCATCTCCATACTTTTTGGCGGTTTCAGCCTTATTCAGCCCCTGGAGATCTCCGTACATCCGTTCGTTCAGTGCTTTGTCCTTCTCGATGGGAATAGTTGGTTGCCCGGTCGTCTCCAACACGATTCGCAATGTCTCATTCGCCCGACTGAGCACCGATGTGAAGGCCCGGTCGAACGTAAACCCACGGAGTTTTTCACCAGCTTGTTTCGCTTCCTCGATGCCCTTTGGAGAGAGCGGGACATCAACCCACCCTGTGAAACGATTTTCCAAGTTCCACTGTGACTCACCATGACGAAGCAAGACTAACCGTGCCATCCTCTATTCTCCTCACTCGGACAGAAAGGACCCGGACCCAAGAATACTCATTTGATGATTCACGTCACGCTGGTGCCGTGACTTCGGCCTGTTTCGCCGGTCGGCCGATCGAGACCTGGTGGATCTTCTTGAACCATCTTTGTCAGCGTCGCCAGAAAGATGATGTAGAAGAAGACCCCGACCCAAATAACATAAGTCTGTACCCCACCCGATTCTTTCAGTGCCGTCTCTTGTACAGCTTGATTCACTCCCCCTGCCTTCTTGATTTCGGTAATATGCTCGCGGCAATGCCAATAGTAGAGATAGTTGGCTGTGGCCCCCGCCATAATACTCCAGACGATACCGGCAGAAAAATCTCCCGTGAGGTAGGTCGAAACCATCGGACCGACGGCATAGACGAAGGCGTGCAGATACATCTTGCGATAGAGAAACCAAAGAAACGAAATATAGAGAAACGCCGGCCAGTTCCACGAGAAGGCGAACCGTGGTTGCCCGTTCGATGAGAATTTTTTGAAGACAGTCACATAGTGGTCGGCATTGGGGCCGATGAATTGGCGCCAAAGCACCTCCTCGCCTTGAATTGGCCGAGCGGTGGATGCCTCCGTTGCCGCCTCGACAGCGGCCGGTGCCTCACCCAACTTGGTTCCACACTGATAGCAGAAATTTGCGTCGTCAGGATTTTGCTGACTACATTGGCTACAGGCCGTCATGGCAGATTACCTTACCATACTTGAAAGTGGACTATCTGGTCTATCTCCATGTTCCTTGCCCACTCACAAGACTTAGATCAAGATGACTCTCTAATGGCAGCCTCTCTCAAGGCTCCGCTTATTGCTCTTGGGCTTGACCCTGTGCTATTTTTCCTGTCTTTCTCAGAGGATCCGTCATTATGCCGACCGAAGAACTGAAAGACGATACGGCCAAGTACCTGATGCAGACTTATAGTCGGCAGCCGATCTCGATCGTCCGGGGACGGGGTGCCAAGGTCTACGACCTGGAGGGACGAGAGTACCTTGATTTCGTCGGCGGGATAGCCGTCAACGTCTTAGGGCACGGTCATCCAGACCTTGTTCAGGCGATTCAACGCCAGGCGGCGCAACTGATCCACACGTCGAACCTGTACTACACCGAACCGCAGGTGAAGCTGGCGCGTCTCCTCGTTGACCACTCGTTTGCTGACCGCGTGTTCTTCTGTAACAGCGGCGCTGAAGCCAATGAAGCGGCAATCAAACTGGCACGCCGCTACGGGCATGAGCGACATGGAGCGGAGCGGTTCGAAGTCATCACGATGAAGAATTCGTTCCATGGCCGTACATTGGGCATGCTCACCGCGACAGGCCAGGACAAGGTTCAGAAGGGCTTTGAGCCGTTGATGCCTGGTTTTACCTATGCGCCGTTCAATGATTTCAGCGCGCTTGAGTCTATGGTCAATGAGCAAACCGCCGCCATTATGCTGGAACCCATTCAGGCAGAAGGCGGTGTGCATGTAGCCACACGTGATTACCTGAAGAGCCTGCGGGAGCTCTGTACGCAGAAAGACATCCTCCTGATTTTTGATGAAATCCAGACCGGCATCGGTAGAACCGGCACCTTCTTCGCCTACGAACAACTCGGGGTGAAACCTGACATCATGACCCTTGCAAAGGGCCTGGCCGGTGGAGTTCCAATCGGAGCTTGCTTGGCGACCGAGTCAGCCGCTGCAGCCTTTACACCAGGAGCCCATGCATCGACATTCGGTGGTAACCCGCTGGCCTGTGCCGCAGCACTGGCCGTCTGCCGGGTGCTACTCGAAGGCCGCATCTTGGATCATGCAAAGTCAATGGGCCAGTACTTGGCGAAGGGGCTTACCGACTGCAAGGATCGTTACCGCATCGTGAAGGACGTACGCGGCCTTGGTCTCTTGCAAGGACTGGAACTAGAGGCCGACGCCAGAGCCGTGGTCGCGGATGCTCTGGCCCGTGGGGTGCTCATCAATGCCGCAACCGAGCGAGTGCTGCGCTTCGTCCCGCCCTTAATCATTACACAGCGAGAGATTGATAAACTCCTTGACCTACTCAGTACGTTGCTGAACCAACGCATGACAGCCGGAAAAGCTTCACGCCATTGATGATTAGATCAGCCCGATACAGCAGCCCCGTACACTACGCGAAGGATCTGATAGACGTAGCCACGATGCCGCGAAAACAGATCCTAGACTTACTGCGATTGGCAGCCTCGCTCAAGAAAAAGCAACACCATGGCATTCCGCATCGTTTGCTGGTTGGTAAAACCCTAGGGCTTCTCTTTCAAAAGCCATCGACGAGGACCCGCGTATCGTTTGAGGCGGGCATGAATCAATTGGGTGGCCATGCGCTGGGGCTTCCCATGGGCGATATCCAGCTTTCGCGGGGGGAGACGGTCTCAGACACCGCACGGGTCTTGTCCCGGTACCTAGATGGGATCGTCATACGGACTTACGATCATTCGATCGTCGAAGAGTGGGCCGCAGAGGCCACCATGCCGGTCATTAACGGATTGACTGACCATAGCCATCCCTGTCAGGCCTTATCGGATTTACTGACAATTCAGGAAAACAAAGGCCGACTCAAGGGAATCAGTCTGGCTTACATCGGGGACGGAAACAACGTCGCCAATTCGCTTATCGAAGTGGGAGCAAAGATGGGCATGCGCGTGGTGATCGGATGTCCTTCTGGCTATCAGCCCGATCAACGGGTGATTGATCGCGCCAGAATGGAGGGTCAGGCTACCGGGGCCGTCATCGAGGTGGTCGAGAATCCCCTAGTGGCAGTCAAAGAAGCGGACGTCGTGTACACCGACGTTTGGATTAGCATGGGGCGTGAGCGAGAGCAAGCCAGGCGACTGCGGACCCTGACGCCCTACCAGTTGAACAAGCGATTACTGCAGCGAGCGAAGCCCGAGGCCATCGTGATGCATTGTTTGCCGGCCCATCGTGGAGAGGAGATTACGGCGGACGTGCTGGATGGTCCGCAGTCGGTGAGCATTGATCAAGCTGAAAATCGACTGCACATGCAAAAAGCGATTTTGAGCCAACTGCTCAGCCGGAAGAAAGGCGCACGGTAGGAATTCTCGCATGAGACTAAAACCCATCAAGAAAATCGTTCTCGCATATTCTGGCGGACTGGATACCTCCGTCATCCTTAAGTGGTTGCAAGAAACTTATCAAGCCGAGATCATCGCATTTTGTGCCGACCTTGGGCAGGGAGAAGATCTCAAGGCCGTCAAGGCAAAGGCTCAGGCGCTCGGCGTCAAGAAAGTCTATGTCGAGGACTTGCGCGAGACGTTCGTCAGAGACTATGTGTTCCCGATGCTCCGTGGGAACGCGATGTATGAAGGCTGCTACCTTTTGGGAACCTCCATCGCTCGTCCGTTGATCGCTCGTCGTCAAGCTGAAATCGCGCTCAAGGAAGGGGCTGAGGCGGTGTCACATGGAGCGACGGGAAAGGGCAATGATCAAGTTCGTTTCGAGCTCACCTACATGGCGCTTGCGCCCGGCCTGAAGATTATTGCGCCTTGGCGAGAATGGACGATGCGCTCCCGACGTGAACTCATCGAGTATGCCGAACGCCACGGGATTCCCGTGACGGCGACCAAAGCTAAACCCTATAGCACGGACCCGAATCTGTTTCACATCAGCTACGAGGGCGGCATTCTTGAAGATCCCTGGGAATCGCCGCCAGATGAAATCTTTCAGATGACCGTCTCGCCGGAGAAGGCACCGAATACGCCACAGGAAGTCGAGATCGAGTACCAAAGGGGCAACCCCATCGCGGTCAACGGCAAGAAGATGAGCCCCGCGACGCTCCTCGCGTATCTCAATAAACTGGGCGGTGCACACGGCATCGGGCGCGTTGACCTGGTCGAAAACCGCTATGTCGGAATGAAGTCGCGAGGGGTGTACGAAACTCCGGGAGGGACGATCCTGCACGTTGCACATCGCGGGCTTGAATCTTTGACGATGGATCGTGAAGTTCTGCACTTCCGAGACAGCCTGATCCCTCGCTTTGCCGACCTGATCTATAACGGCTATTGGTTCAGCCCTGAGCGCGCAATGGTACAGACAGCGATCGATGAAGCACAGAAAGACGTGAGCGGTATGGCGCGTGTAAAGCTATACAAAGGAAGCTGCACTCTGGCAGGACGAAAATCGAAACAGTCACTCTATCGACTCGACGTCGCCACGTTTGAAGAGGACGACGTATACAATCAAAAAGATGCAGAGGGTTTCATCCGCTTGAATGCCTTGCGGCTCAAAATCCGTGCGCAAAGGAAGAAGGCTTCGTCCTGATGGCTAAAAAGAGTAGCCGTCCGAACGCCACGATCGGCAGAGGCAAGGCTTGGGATGGTCGGTTCCGAGAAAAGACCAATCACTTAGTGGAAGCCTTTACCAGGTCGGTGACCGTCGACTTCAGACTCTATGCCGATGACATTGCCGGGAGCATTGCCCATTGCAAAACGCTCCAAAAAGCACGGGTACTGACATCTTCGGAAACGCGAACGATCGTCCGCGGCTTGGAATCGGTGAAGCGAGAACTGGATCGTGGACGGTTTAAATTTTTGTCTCAAGATGAAGACATTCATATGGCCATCGAACGGCGATTGACCGAAACAATCGGCCCATTAGGTGGCAAGCTGCATACGGGGCGAAGCCGAAACGATCAGGTCGCATTGGATATTCGGCTGTACTTGCGCAGGCAGCTGGATCAGCTGCATGAGCAACTGGTCGGATTGCAACGGGTGCTGGTGATGAAGGCCGATGCGAACAAAGAAATCATCATGCCTGGGTACACACACTTACAACGCGCTCAACCAGTCCTGTTTGCCCATCATTTATTAGCGTACGTGGAAATGTTTGAACGGGACAAGGGGCGAGTTCGTGACACGAAAGGCCGACTCAATGTCATGCCGCTTGGTTCCGGAGCATTGGCCGGCACGAATTATCCGGTGAATCGTCGATACACCGCAGAATTGCTGGGGTTCCCCACCATCACCGCAAACAGCATGGACGCAGTCTCTGATCGAGACTTCATGATCGAATCAGCCTCTGCTCTTTCCATCGTGATGATGCATCTCTCACGGCTCAGTGAAGAGTTGATCTTGTGGGCATCGCAAGAATTTCAGTTTGTCGATCTCCCTGATGCCTTCTGCACCGGAAGTAGCATGATGCCGCAAAAGAAGAACCCTGACATTCCAGAACTGGTTCGAGGGAAAACAGGACGGGTCTACGGCCACTTAGTCAGTTTGCTGACGACGCTGAAAGCCTTGCCGCTAAGTTATAATCGAGACCTCCAGGAGGATAAGCCGGCGCTGTTCGATGCTCTCGATACGGTGCAATCTTCCGTCCGAGTGATGACCGAGCTGATGCGCCGCATAGAAGTCAACCGAGAAATACTTCAACGAACCTTGCAGGGAGGCGGGCTGCTTGCGACAGAACTCGCCGACTATTTAGTCTTGAGGGGGGTGCCTTTTCGCGAAGCGCATGGAATTACCGGTCGAATCGTTCGCGCCGCCCTTGATCATGGTCGTGAGATCACCGATTTGTCATTGGAGGAGATGCGGAGATATTGTGAGCGGATAGAAAAGGGCGTATTCGCTCGTCTGACCGCAGGAGCAGCCATCGATCATAAAGGACAAATCGGCGGAACGGCTAAAGTGCGAGTTGAGCAGCGTATTAAAGAGCTTGAGAAATTCTTAGCATGAGCATACTCGTGATTATTGTATCGGCATGGCTTCTGATCTCTTGCGGCGTGGTAGGGTCGCCGATCGCCCCGGAATACGTAGGTGTCGCAGTGACGGTCGAGAAGCAAAAGCGACAACAGGCACTTGAGACAGACCGTGAAGGGACGGGATCAGTGGTGGCCGACCCTTCTCTGGAAGATCAGGATATCGATCTTCCACCCTCGCATCCAGTTGGAACACGATGAAGGTATTTTGCTTGAATAACCTACATTCTTGCAAGGATCGGTGCAATGCATAGTTTTGAATATCGCCACGGAGAGTTGTACTGCGAACAAGTACCAGTCAGCCGCATCGCGAAAGCACTCGGCACTCCATGCTACATCTATAGCCACACTACGCTCGTCCGGCATTTCCATGCCTACGACAGCGCCTTCAAACATATTCCTCACGTCATCGCGTTTGCCATGAAGGCGAACTCCAATCTCGCGATCCTGCGACTGATGGCCAGAGAAGGAAGTGGAGTGGATATTGTCTCAGGAGGAGAGCTGTTTCGAGCTTTGAAAGCCGGTGTGCCCACCTCCAAGATCGTGTTCGCTGGAGTTGGCAAGGCTCCCGATGAAATTCGTGATGCACTGAAAGCCGATATCCTCATGTTTAACGTTGAATCCTTGGCTGAGCTCCATGCCATCAATCAGGTCGCCGCTGAAGTTGGCAGAAAAGCTCGCATCGCGCTTCGAATAAATCCTGATATCGATCCGAAAACGCATCCATACATTTCCACCGGTCTCAAGAAAAGCAAGTTCGGAATTGCGGCAGAGCGAGCAGTAGAAGACTTCGTCCTCGCCGCCTCAATGAGTCATATTGAGGTCGTGGGCGTCCATGCCCATATTGGGTCTCAGCTTACGGATGTTGCGCCTTTTACAGCAGCCTTGAAGAAGGTTGTGTCACTTATCGGGACTTTAAAAGAAAGAGGCCTGAACATCCGTTATCTCAATATCGGAGGCGGGCTTGGCATCACCTATTCGGATGAAAAACCGCCGTTACCACAAGATCTATCCAACGCCGTTTTGCCGCTCGTGCAGGGCTTGAACCTCACGCTGGTTATGGAACCTGGACGTGTCATCGTCGGGAACGCCGGCATTCTTGTGACGAAAGCCCTGTACCTTAAGGAGGGAGAAACAAAGAGCTTTGTCATCGTCGACGCCGCCATGAATGATCTCATTCGGCCAAGCCTGTACGATGCCTACCACGAGGTCCGCCCTGTGAACGAGGAAGCGGGTCGACGTGAAAAACAGACCGTGGACATCGTTGGCCCGGTCTGCGAGTCGGGAGATTTCCTGGCCAAAGATCGATCCCTACCAGTTGTGAAGCCCGGTGAGTTGCTCGCGGTTATGAGCGCTGGAGCCTACGGCTTCGTCATGGCCTCGAATTACAACTCTCGTCCCCGGGTTCCAGAAGTGCTTGTGAGAGAGGGAGAGTTCCACGTTATCCGTGAACGAGAACGGTATGAGGATCTTATAAAGGGCGAGCAGATTCCATCTTTCCTGAACACCACGGAGTGAGCATGTTTACCGGATCTCTTGTTGCCATTGTCACCCCATTTCGACAGGGGAAAATTGACGAACGTGCTTTGGGTGAACTGATCGAATGGCAAATTGCCAAAGGCACTAACGGCATAGTTCCCTGCGGGACAACGGGTGAATCTGCCACCCTTTCTCACGACGAGCACAATCGGGTCATTGAGCTGACGGTCGAGATCGTCCATCGGCGCGTGCCGATCATTGCAGGAACTGGTTCAAACAGTACAGAGGAAGCCATTGCGCTCACTCGACACGCAAAACAGGCCGGTGTTGATGGAGCCTTGCTGATTACTCCCTACTACAACAAGCCCACACAAGAAGGTCTCTATCGACATTATAAAGCGGTCGCAGAAGCAGTTGACTTACCGCTAGTCCTCTACAACATCCCTGGCCGCACCGGAGTCAATATGCTTCCGGGAACGATCGCTCGTCTTTCCGCGATTCAGACGATCATTGGAGTCAAGGAGGGAAGCGGATCCGTCCAACAAGCGTCGGATATCGTGCAGATGTGTGGCAATCGTCTTACCGTACTGGCGGGTGACGACTCTCTTACTCTCCCGATGATGGCGGTGGGAGGAAAGGGCGTCATTACTGTCACGGCGAACCTCATGCCTGCAGAAATGGCCAGTCTTGTAAAGGCTTTTGCTGAGGGAAAAGTTGAGGAGGCCCGACGCCTTCATTTCAAACTTTCTCCCCTCTTTGCAGCGCTGTTCTATGAGACCAACCCCATCCCCGTAAAGGAAGCCTTGGGGCTCATGGGTAAGATTGATCCAGAATTACGCTTACCGCTCTGCTCAATGGCGCAGGACACACGTGAGAAATTGATTCGTATCTTAAAGGAATCAGCGTTAATATAAACATATCAGGGTGTACCACACGATGATCAAGACTATAGTAGCGGGAGCAGCCGGGCGAATGGGATGCCGCCTGGTATCACTGATCAAGGATTCTACTGTGTTGATGCTGGCTGGGGCCTTGGAGGGGAAAGGCCATCCATCGTTGGGTGAGGATGCCGGCGACACTGCTGGATCAGGACATGCCGGCGTTTCCATCACCGACAATCTCTCATCATTGCTGGATCAGGGGGAGGTTTTGATTGATTTTTCCTCACCAGAGGCGACGCTGGAGCATATGCAAACGGTTGTTCGCCATCGACGGGCTATCGTGGTCGGAACAACCGGCTTTTCTGCCGTTCAACTAGAAGAGCTCAAATCATTGGCCCAGCAGGTACCGTGTGTGTTTTCTCCGAACATGAGCGTCGGGATCAATCTGATCTGTAAGGTCATTGGCGAAATGGCTCGAACGCTCGGTGAGGATTATGACATCGAGGTGATCGAAGCTCACCACCGGTTGAAAAAAGACGCACCGAGTGGCACAGCTCTCAAGATTGCCGAAGTTCTTGCCTGCTCTGTCAACCGTGATTTAAACCAGGTCGGGGTCTTTTCTCGTAAAGGGATGATCGGGGAACGGGTCAAGGGAGCGA is a genomic window of Candidatus Nitrospira kreftii containing:
- a CDS encoding Diaminopimelate decarboxylase codes for the protein MHSFEYRHGELYCEQVPVSRIAKALGTPCYIYSHTTLVRHFHAYDSAFKHIPHVIAFAMKANSNLAILRLMAREGSGVDIVSGGELFRALKAGVPTSKIVFAGVGKAPDEIRDALKADILMFNVESLAELHAINQVAAEVGRKARIALRINPDIDPKTHPYISTGLKKSKFGIAAERAVEDFVLAASMSHIEVVGVHAHIGSQLTDVAPFTAALKKVVSLIGTLKERGLNIRYLNIGGGLGITYSDEKPPLPQDLSNAVLPLVQGLNLTLVMEPGRVIVGNAGILVTKALYLKEGETKSFVIVDAAMNDLIRPSLYDAYHEVRPVNEEAGRREKQTVDIVGPVCESGDFLAKDRSLPVVKPGELLAVMSAGAYGFVMASNYNSRPRVPEVLVREGEFHVIRERERYEDLIKGEQIPSFLNTTE
- a CDS encoding hypothetical protein (conserved protein of unknown function), coding for MSILVIIVSAWLLISCGVVGSPIAPEYVGVAVTVEKQKRQQALETDREGTGSVVADPSLEDQDIDLPPSHPVGTR
- a CDS encoding 4-hydroxy-tetrahydrodipicolinate reductase, producing MIKTIVAGAAGRMGCRLVSLIKDSTVLMLAGALEGKGHPSLGEDAGDTAGSGHAGVSITDNLSSLLDQGEVLIDFSSPEATLEHMQTVVRHRRAIVVGTTGFSAVQLEELKSLAQQVPCVFSPNMSVGINLICKVIGEMARTLGEDYDIEVIEAHHRLKKDAPSGTALKIAEVLACSVNRDLNQVGVFSRKGMIGERVKGAIGVQTIRAGDIVGDHTILFGGMGERIEITHRASSRDTFARGALRAAKWIVRQPPGLYDMMDVLSLH
- a CDS encoding 4-hydroxy-tetrahydrodipicolinate synthase, with product MFTGSLVAIVTPFRQGKIDERALGELIEWQIAKGTNGIVPCGTTGESATLSHDEHNRVIELTVEIVHRRVPIIAGTGSNSTEEAIALTRHAKQAGVDGALLITPYYNKPTQEGLYRHYKAVAEAVDLPLVLYNIPGRTGVNMLPGTIARLSAIQTIIGVKEGSGSVQQASDIVQMCGNRLTVLAGDDSLTLPMMAVGGKGVITVTANLMPAEMASLVKAFAEGKVEEARRLHFKLSPLFAALFYETNPIPVKEALGLMGKIDPELRLPLCSMAQDTREKLIRILKESALI